ACGCGGTAGCTCTCGGCCAGCGCGGCGGCCGGGTCGGCCACGGTGCACAGCACCAGCATGCACACCACCGCGTCGAAGCTCTGGTCGGCAAACGGCAGCGCCTCGGCGGGGGCGTCGCACAGCTCCACCGGCACCCGCGCGACCGCCAGCTTGCCGGCCAGGCGGGCCCGCATGGCCGGGTCGGGCTCGCAGGCCACGACCCTGCTGGCGTGCTGGTAGCAGGCCAGGTTGGTGCCGGTGCCGGCGCCGACCTCCAGCACCTGCCCGGCGAGGTCGCCGAGCAGCGCGGCGCGGCGCTGGCCGAGCCAGCCGCGCTCAAGCGGGCGCAGCTGCCGGTCGTACAGCGCCGCGTAGATGCGGTGGGGTCTCACCATGGGCATCGACGGGTCAGGTGGATGCTGGCGCCACCGATGCTAGCCCGACGCCGTCCGCGACGCCGGCCCAAGCTCGCCGGTCCTGGCCAGGCTGCTCGAGCGAGTCACCGCGGCGCTCGACGGCGGCCTGGTGCCAGCTCCGCCGCTGCCCGCAGCCGCCGCCACGCCGGAGCAGGCAGCGATGATAGTGGCCCGTCTCGCCGGCTCAGGAGACGCCTCGCTGCTGGCCGGCTTCGACCCCGAGCTGCACGGCGGGGAGCTCCGCGGCGACGGCGGCTACCTGGCCACGCGCGACGGGCCGCGGCTCGTCGCGCTGGCCGCGGCGACGCCGGCGGTGGGCGACCCGCTGCTCCGCCGCTACCTCGACGTGCACCGCGCCTACGGGTACCGGGAATACCGCAACGGGTCGCTGTGGGAGCTGCTCGGCGCGGTGCTGGGCCACCCGGAGCAGGGCTGGGTGCGCGAGTGGCTGGCCCACCTGGGCCTGGTGGTGCTGGCGGCTCCGAATCGGGGTGAGTTCCTGGAGGGCCTGGAGATCGCCGTGCTCGGGCTGCAGGCCAGTGCCGGCGACAGCAGCGCCAGGGAGGAGCTGGCCGCGCGCCGGGACGCTGCAGTGGAGCAGGCGGGCGCGCTGCCCCCCTCGCCGCTCCGCGGGCAGGGGGACGTGTGGGGCGTGCACCGGCGGCGGCTCGCAGCCCTGGCCGAGGCCTTCAGCCAGTTCCCGGCCGGTGCCTCGGACGCCGCCGGTCTCGCAGCCACGGCGCTGCGCGTGGGCAGGGGGTTCGCCGGGATCACCGCGCCGGCCAACCTCACTCTGGCCGAGACGGCGTCGATCGCCTTGCCGGGCGACAGCGGCTCGGTCGAGCGCGCCCTGGCCGCCGCCGAGGAGGCGGCCCACAACATCCAAGACACCACGTTCTGCGCACGCACGACGGCCCGGGTGACCGCGATGCGGCAGCGCTGGTGGCCCCTGCCTCCGCTGGATCCGGTCCAGGTGACCGCGGTGATCGGCCGGCTGTCCCGCGACCGGTCGGCCCCCGAGTTCGGCGCGGTGCACGTCATCGGTGAGCGGTACGAGCATCGTGAACCCAGCAGCAGCGTGGTGATGCCGCGGCAGATGCTGACGGCCGACACCCTCGACCAGCTCGTCACGGTCTATCAGCGGCCGACCGAGGACTTCCTGCGCCACAACGAGGGACGCGGCTGGGCGCCGGACGAGCGCCTGGACCACGGCACCTTGGTGAACGTGCCCGACCCCGGCTTCCCGCCGCTCGTGGCCGCCCGGCTGTCCGCGGCGGCACTTGCCGGCGGGCCCCCAGGCCCGGCCCTGTCCGCGCTGTTGCGGCACCTCGTCCCGGTCACCGGGGCCGACGTCACCGCGCTCGGCACGGTGCTCGCCCGGCTGCTGCTCTGCTCGCCGACCCAGGACGTCCAGCTGCTGGCCGAACTGCGCCGCCTGGTGACCGGGGCCGCTGCTGCGGCGTCGGCGGAGTGAGCCAGGCGCCGCCTCCCCGAGCTCCCGCTGGTGCCGCGCCGGGCCGCCCCGAGCGCCGCCGCCACCGTGCGGGGTCGTCAGCTCGTCGACGTACTGCTGGAAAGGATGGACGCGACCATGCGGAGTCCTGACCGGTGAGCGCTGAGCGGATCCGGTCGCTGCCTGGATCCAGCCGCCGCCCGGGTACGGTCGCCGTGAGCTGCGGGTCCGTGATCGAATCGAGGCTGATCGGGCCCACGGGCGATGCCGCTCCGCCGCCGGGCCGTGACGACCCGGGCCCATGCTGGGGTTGGCGCCGTCGGCGCCGCTCACCGATGTAAGGAGTGGTCGCCATGCGACAAGTCCGGACCACCGCCGTCCTGCTGTTGCTCGCGGTGCTGTCGCTGGCCGCGTGCAGCGGGTCCAAGGGATCGAACCAGGCCACGCCAGGCTCCGCCGGAGCGACCACGACCACCGCCGCGCCACGGACGCCGGGGACACCCACGTCGACCGGCAAGGCGGGCACGACGGACACGACCAAGACGAGCACGGACGCGGTGTGGTCGAGTGCCCCCAAGACGGCGACGCGCTCGGTCACGTCCATCCCGAGGCTGGTGAACGTGCGGTTCGCGCACCACCCGTCGTTCGACCGGATCGTGTTCGACTTCCAGGGGGAGGCGCCCGGCTACCGGGTGGAGTACGTCGACCAGGTCAGCCAGGACGGCAGCGGGGAGCCGGTGCCGCTGCAGGGCCGGGCGTTCCTCAGCGTGGTGTTCACGCCCGCGGACATGCACGACGAGCG
This genomic interval from Actinomycetes bacterium contains the following:
- a CDS encoding class I SAM-dependent methyltransferase: MPMVRPHRIYAALYDRQLRPLERGWLGQRRAALLGDLAGQVLEVGAGTGTNLACYQHASRVVACEPDPAMRARLAGKLAVARVPVELCDAPAEALPFADQSFDAVVCMLVLCTVADPAAALAESYRV